ATGGACCTGCACATTCCCGCCGGCCAGACCGTGGCCCTGGTGGGCCAGACCGGCGCCGGTAAATCGACCTTGGCCAAGCTGATCGCCCGCTTCTACGACGTCTCCGCCGGTTCCCTGACCCTGGACGGCGTAGACCTCCGCAGCCTCAGCACCACCGACCTGCGGCGGAACATCGTCATGGTCACGCAGGAGGCGTTCCTTTTCAGCGGTTCCGTGGCGGACAACATCGCCCTGGGCCGGCCGGACGCCTCCCGTGAAGAGATTGAGGACGCCGCCCGCGCCGTGGGCGCGCACGGGTTCATCACCCAGCTCCCCGAGGGCTACGACACTGACGTCAACAAGCGTGGCGGCCGCGTCTCCTCCGGCCAGCGGCAACTGATCAGCTTCGCCCGGGCATTCCTCGCCCGGCCGGCGGTGCTGATCCTTGACGAGGCCACCTCCTCGCTGGATATCCCGTCCGAGCGTTTGGTGCAGCACGGCCTGGCGAGGCTGCTGCGCGGAACGTCCGACGGCGGCCCTGAGGCGGGTGCCCAGGGCGCCGGCGATGCGCCCGGAGGCGCCCGGGGCGGCCGCGACAGGGGCGGCGCCGCGGCAGGTACCGGCCGGACGGCGCTGATCATCGCGCACCGGCTCTCCACGGTGGAGACCGCCGACCGGGTCCTGGTGGTCCATGACGGCCGCATCGTGGAGGACGGCACGCCGGCGGATTTGATCGGCGGCGGTGGCCGATTCGCCGACCTCCATGGCGCCTGGAAGGACTCCCTTGTGTAGGCGCGGGTGTAGCGGCAACGGACTCCGAAGGCAGCCGATTTCGCATCCGGGCAGGCATCCGTTATTCTTGTAAAGTTGCTTTTGCAGCGGATCGGGATGTGGCGCAGCTTGGTAGCGCGCGTCGTTCGGGACGACGAGGTCGCAGGTTCAAATCCTGTCATCCCGACCATATGAAAGAGGGTCTCCCCCAGGGAGGCCCTCTTTTTTATGCCCTGCGGTGGCACAGAAAAAGCCCCGAAGCATGATGCTTCGGGGCTCTTCGCCTCCTGCGAGGACTTCTTACATCGGGTTGGGCCAGTTACCGCTGAGCGTGGTGTACGTGGTGTCGGTGGTCTTCTTGCCCTTTTCGACCTTCACCTTTTCGGACATTGGGTTCGGCCAGTTACCACTGGCAACAGCTGCACCAGCGTTATCTGAAATGGAACCGGCGGACAGGACTGCTGGGGCGGCTGCGGAGAATGCCAGGGCGCCGGCCAGGACGGCGGCTGCCGCTATCTTCTTGAACATATGAGTTCCTCAATGCGAGTCGGATTCGTTACAAAGTCAGCACGTCCTTGTTGACACTTATTGTAAAATGGATCCCACAGGGCCTGTCAAGCTTTGCGTACAAAGACAGTCTGCAATAAGGAGGAATCCCGTGGGTAACGGATTCGGGGAAAAGCTTCGAGCCGAGCGACTTGAGCGCGGGCTAACGCAAGCGGAACTCGGCAAGAACCTCTATTCCCCCAGCTACATTTCACTCCTTGAGACTGGCCGCCGCGAGCCCACCGCTGAGGTAATCGACGAACTCGCCCGTCGTTTGGAACTGGCGCCCAAGGCCCTGGAGGCCTGGAGCCAGCCCATCACAGTCAGTGACGCGGAATATGTCCTGGCCGGCCTTTACGCTCGCCAGGCCTGGGACCTCCGCGACTACGAGCTCGCCGCCAGCCACGCGGCCACAGCTGCAAAGATTGCCCTCGAGGGGAAAAACACCAGTGCCTGGTGGAATATGACCTACATGCAGGCTGAGTGCCTGGTGCGGCACGGTGATCTTGTGGAGTGCCAGCGGATCACGGAGCGCCTTATCGAGCACCCAATGGCCCGCGAGTCAGTGGGCCTCGGGGTTCGCGCGCGGCAGATGCTTGCAGCTGTATTGCAGCGACAGGGCCAGTTGTCGGCTGCAGTAGACGAAGCTTTGGAAGCCATGAAGCTTTCCGAACAACTGCCTCCAAGTTCCACAATCATTACCGGCGCGTTGCGTGTCCTCATCGGCGCCTTGGCGGAAAGCGGTCGCCTAAACGAGGCCTGGACGTATTGCCAGTTGCTCGTCAAACAGGTTGATGAAACTACCAATGCGCAGCTTGCCGGCGAGGTGGCCTGGGTCGTGGGCAATGTGGCCTTCATGCGGCATGACTATGCAGAAGGCGTTAAGGAACACGAACGGGCGGCGAAGTTGCTGTCCCCCGCCAATGACATCGAAATGTGGGCCCGGTTCAATAAAGCGTCGGCAGCCGTACGGCTGCAGGCCGGCATCGTGGAGCCGGAGACTCTGGCCTCGATTGAGCGGGCAGAGCTTGCCTTTTCGATCGTCTACGAGATGAAAAGTGATGAACTCGAAGTCGCCTTCATCCGGGCACGGTGGCTCTATCTGACCGGCGACATCGTTGCCGCCATTAACAAACTGCGGGACATCCATGCCCAGCGCGAGGCCCTCGCCAAGCACACGGCCGGCGAGGTTTCCCTGCTGTTGGGCAAATCACTCAAAGCGGCAGGCGAAGCCGACGAGGCCCTTGTGTACTTGCAGGAAGCACAAAAGGCGTTCAGCTCCGCCGGCGCCCAGGATCTGGTCCAGCAGTCCCTGGACGCGATCCTCGAAATCCGGCTGTCCCAAGAGCGCGCCGCTGCCACGGCGAAAAACAACAAGGCCAGCTAGCGCTGGATACGCGAACCGCCTAGGCGAACGTGCGGCCGGTCAGTTTCTCGTAGGCCTCGACATAACGGCTGCGAGTGCGCGCAATGACGTCCTCGGGCAGCGCCGGCGGCGGCGTGTCCGAGCTCTTGTCCCACCCTGACTCGGCCGAGGTCAGCCAGTCGCGGACATACTGTTTGTCGTAGGACGGCTGCGCCTGGCCGGGCTGGTAGGTGGCGGCATCCCAGAAGCGGGACGAATCCGGCGTGAGGACCTCATCGCCAAGGACAATGCCGCCGGAGACCGGGTCGTAGCCAAACTCCACCTTGGTGTCCGCCAGGATGATGCCCCGTTCGCGGGCAATCTTTTCAGCGGTGGAGTAAATCTTCAGGGTCAGGTCGCTCAGCCGTGCCGCGATGTCGTCGCCCACAATGCCCACCACGGCGTCGTAGGTGATGTTTTCGTCGTGGTGGCCCACCTCGGCCTTGGCGGAGGGGGTGAAGATGGGGTGTTCCAGCCGCGAACCGTCCACCAGGCCCTCGGGCAGTGGAATGGCGCAAACCGTGCCGTGCGACTTGTATTCCAGCAGGCCGGTGCCGGTGAGGTAGCCCCGGGCAATGCACTCCACCGGAAACATTTCCAGGTTCTTGCAGATCATGGCCCGGCCTTCCACGGCCGCGGGAACTCCCTCCTCCACGGTGGAGGCCAGCACGTGGTGTTCAACGTCCAACTGCCCAAACCACCACAGGCTCAGCTGGGTGAGGATGCGCCCCTTGTCCGGGATTTCACTGGTCAGGACATGGTCATAAGCGCTGATGCGGTCGCTGGCCACCACCAGGACACAGTCCTGGCCAAGACGTTCGCGGATGGATTCGTCCACCGGCTCGTACAGGTCGCGGACCTTCCCGGAGTAGATGTGCTTCCAGCCGGGCAGGTCAAGGGTGGCCGTGCTGAGGCCGCGCTGCGGTTCCGGTGCGGGAGTTTCAGTCATGTTTATGCCTTCGCCTTCGTGACAGGCAGCGATGCCGTTGCGCGGGACGCAACCTTAATCTCGCCGCGGGCGGCCTTGCGTCCAATATCCGTCCGGAACTGGGAGCCTTCGAGCTGAACCAGTTCAACGCCGTCGTACGCCCGCTCACGGGCCTCCACCAGGTCGCTGCCGAGGGCCACCACGGCGAGCACCCGGCCGCCGGCGGAAACCACTTTGCCCTCGTCGTCGAACGCGGTGCCCGCATGGATCACATGCACCCCTTCGAGCTGATCCACTTTCTTGAGCCCGCGGATGCGATCCCCGGTGCGGGGGGTGTCCGGGTAGTTCTGGGAGGCAACGACGACGGCCACTGCGGTCTCCTTGGACCAGCGCAGCTCATCTGCCTTGTCCAGTTCACCCTTGGCGGCTGCCAGCAGCAGCGCGCCGAGCGGCGTTTTGAGGCGTGCCAGTACCGCTTGGGTTTCCGGGTCGCCGAAGCGGACATTGAATTCGATGACTCGGGTGCCGCGGGATGTCAGGGCGAGGCCAACAAACAGCACGCCCACGAAAGGGGTGCCACGGTGGGCCATTTCGTTCACGGTGGGCTGGGCCACGCGGTCAATGACTTCGTCCACCAGCCCCGGGGGTGCCCATTCAAGCGGGGTGTACGCTCCCATGCCGCCGGTGTTGGGGCCTTCATCGTTGTCGAAGATCCGTTTGAAGTCCTGTGCCGGGGACAGGGCAACGGTGTTGTGGCCGTCGCACAGGACAAAGACGGACACTTCCGGCCCGTCCAGGAACTCTTCGATCACCACGGTGCCGCCGGCGTCGAAGCAGGTCTGCGCGTGGGCCAGGGCTTCTTCGCGGTTGTTGGTGACCACCACACCCTTGCCGGCCGCCAGGCCATCGTCCTTCACCACGTAGGGGGCGCCGAAGGTGTCCAGCGCCGACGCCGCTTCCTCAGCGTTGGTGGCCACCAGGGCCATGGCCGTGGGGACGTCCGCCGCTGCCATGACTTCCTTGGCGAAGGCCTTGGAGGCTTCCAGCTGGGCCGCGGCCTTGCTCGGACCGAAAACGGGAATTCCTGCGGCGCGCACGGCGTCGGACACGCCGGCTGCCAGCGGAGCCTCCGGGCCCACCACCACCAGGTCCACGCCCAGCTTCGTAGCCAGGGCCGCCACGGCATCTGGATCGTTCCCGTCAATCTTGTGGGTGGGTACCAGTTTGCTGATGCCGGCGTTGCCGGGCGCTGCGTGGACCTCGGAGACGTTGGGATCGGCGAGCAGGGAGCGGACAATGGCGTGTTCGCGGCCTCCAGGGCCAATGACGAGTACCTTCACAGTCTCCAAGGGTACTTTGTGCACCCCGCCGTTTCCTAAGGGCGGTTCCTCACCTTCGCGCCCGCCCACCCATCCCTAACCATCCGAAAGGCCGGCCGCGCCGAACCCACACCATGAACAAGCTCCTGAACTGGCTCAAGCAGCCCGCCGCCCTGGCCGCGTTGGCGGGTGTGGCGGCTGCCGCCGTCGTCCTTTCTGTTGCGGAGCTGATCGGCGCGTTCTTTACGGCGCGGGCCACCCCCATCCTTGCCCTCGGGTCCACCTTCATCGACTTCACACCGCTGTGGATGAAGAACTTCGCGGTGGAGACCTTTGGCACCAATGACAAGGCGGCTCTCTTCGTAGGGATGGGCCTGACCATTTTCCTGCTGGCCTGCGCCCTGGGTGTGGTGGCTTACCGCAGGTGGGCGTTGGGCGTAGCCGGCGTGCTGCTGATGGGCGTGGTTATTGTGGCCAGCGTGGTGACCCGGGCCGGCGTCCAGCCGCTGGATGCGATCCCCACGGTGCTGGGCACGGTGGCCGGGCTCGTGGTGCTGCGGCTGCTTGTTGCCCCGCTCTGGCGACTAAAGGCCTGGCCGGAGGCACCTGCGGACACGGGCGCCGAGGAACCCATCCGGCCCGCCGCCAGCCGCCGCCGTTTCTTCGCCGCCGCCGGGATCACCGTGGTGGGGGCCGGAATCGCGGCCACAGGCGGGCGCCTGCTGAGCGCAGCCCGCAGCAACATCATCCAAGCCCGCGAGGCCCTGCAGCTGCCCGTGCCTGTCAAGCCTGCAGCGGCCATCCCCGCCGGCGTGCAGTCCCCGGTGGCCGGCGTGACGCCGTGGCTGACCCCCAATGGCGACTTCTATCGCATCGACACCGCCCTGAGCGTCCCCGAAATCAATGCCGACGAGTGGGAGCTTCGCGTCCACGGCCTGGTGGAGCAGGAGGTCCGGCTAAGTTTCCAGGACCTGCTCGACGCCGACCTCATCGAATCCCACGTAACCCTCACCTGCGTGTCCAACCCGGTGGGCGGCAACCTCGCGGGCAACGCGCGCTGGCTCGGGCTGCCCATCCGCGAGGTCCTCAAGCGGGCCCGGCCCCGGGCAGGTGCAGACATGGTGCTCTCGACGTCGGTGGACGGCTTCAGCGCCTCCACCCCGCTCGAGGTTCTGCAGGATGACCGCGACGCCATGCTGGCGATCGGCATGAACGGCGAGCCGCTGCCGCTGGAACACGGCTATCCGGTGCGCATGGTGGTGCCCGGCCTCTACGGGTTCGTCTCCGCCACCAAATGGGTGGTGGACCTGGAGGTGACCCGCTTCGCCGACAACAAGGCGTACTGGACGCAGCGCGGCTGGTCGGAGCGCGGGCCCATCAAGACGATGGCCCGGGTGGAAGTCCCGAGGTCCTTCGCCAAGGTGCCGGCGGGCCGGGTGGCCATCGGTGGCACCGCGTGGGCCCAGACTCGCGGCATCACCAAGGTGGAAGTCCAGATCGACAACAACCCCTGGGCCGAAGCCGTGCTGTCCGGCGAGGCCTCCTTGATCACGTGGCGCCAGTGGTCCTTCGACTGGGATGCCACGCCCGGGCCGCACTACATCAAGGTCAGGGCCACCGACGGCGCGGGTGAGGTGCAGACGGACCGGCGGGCTGATCCTGTCCCCGACGGCGCCTCAGGCTGGCAGTCGGTGATGGTCACCGTGGAGTAGCCGGGAAATCGACCCGAGCGCCCCTAGACTGGCAACATGCCGCACAACCCGCACGCCACTTTCACCGTGGACTCCGCCGTCGAACTTGCCGTCGTTGAACGCAGTGGCTTTGTGGAGTCCCGGCACATCGGCTCCGCCGTTGTCTTGTCCGCGGACGGCTCCGTTGTCACCGAACTTGGCGACATCAGGACCCCGCTTTATGCCCGGAGCTCGCTCAAACCGCTCCAGGCGCTGGCGTCCATGCAGTCCGGTGTTCCGCTGCGCGGCGCGCAGGTGGCCGTGGCCTGCGGCAGCCACGTCGGTTCCCTGGACCACATGGATGTGGTGGAAGGGATGCTGAAGGCCGCCGGCGTGAAAGAGGAACAACTGCAGTGCCCCGCAGCGTGGCCGCAGGATGAGACGGCCCGCAACTGGCTGCTGCGCTCGGACAAGGGCCGGTCCAAGCTGGCCTTCAACTGCTCCGGCAAACACGCCGCGTTCCTGTGGGCGTGCACCGAAAACGGCTGGGATACCCACAGCTATCTCGAGCCGAACCATCCCCTCCAGCAGCGCGTCCGCAGTGTGATTGAGGAATACAGCGGTGAGCGGATCGCCCACCTGGGCATCGACGGGTGCGGGGCTCCCGTGGCCGCCATTTCGCTGACCGGGCTGGCCCGCGCCTTTTCGATGCTGGCCAAGGCCCCGGGCGACAAGCACTCCAACGCCCGCGCCGCCACCATCGCCACGTCCATGCTGGACTACCCTTGGGCCGTCCAGGGCCGGGGCGAAGCGAACACTGTGGTGATGGACGAACTGGGCATCATCGCCAAGATCGGCGCCGAGGGAGTCCTGGCCATGGCCACACCCCAGGGCGTCTCCGTGGCCATCAAAATTTTGGACGGCAGCCTCCGGGCCACCTCCCTGGTGGGGCTGACCTTGCTCGCCGCCGCCGGCGCCGTGGACATCCCCGGCGTCTCCAGCGTCCTGGAAAAAGTAGTGGACCCCGTGATGGGCGGCGGTCACCCGGTGGGCAAAATCCGCCTGGGCCCGGCCGTGTCCGCCCTCCTGGACTGAGCATGGCCACCGCGCGCCGCCGGATCGGCACTGAAGAAGGAACAGCGGCACTGGCCGCGTGGCGGGAAGCCGCCGCATCGCCGTCGGACGCTCCGCTCCCCCGCACTGTCACCGCAACTGCGGTGCGCTACTCGCTGGAGGAGCTGACCGCCCGCGCGCCGGGCAATTCGGTGGAAGTGCGGGTACCGCCCTTCGGCGTCACCCAGTGTGTGGAGGGTCCCCGGCACACACGCGGCACCCCGCCGAACGTGATCGAGTGCGACGCCGCCACCTGGCTGTCGCTGGTAACCGGCCGGTTGACGTGGGCGGACGCAGTGGCGGCGCACCGGGTGGCGGCCTCCGGACTGCGGGCAGACCTCTCAGCCCTCCTGCCGCTGTAAGGGCCGGTGGAGGTGACTAACGGGTCCGAACCGAAGAAGTAAGTACGCTGACTAATTTCCTTGTGCAGGGACAGTCCCGGAACCTAGCGTAGGAAGGGACAGAGTGAACCGACCCACAGGGAGGAGGCGCCGCCATGGCGCTGTACCAGCCGGAGCCCGTTGAGATTTCCACCCGGATGCGTCCGGGGGAATGGACCCATGCCAGCCTGGCCGAACTGGTGGCGGGCTACCGGGAGCGAATCCTGGCCATGGGCGCTACCGCTTCGGAAGTGGTGGAGGAAGTCGAAAAGTACGACGACGGGTCCGTCGCCGTGAACGTCTCCTGGGTCAAGGCCGACCTCGCCGAGGACGCCGGCTTCACCCGGGAGGACGCTGGCTTTACCCGGCAGGACGCGGACAGCGCCGACGGCCGGCGGGCCTAGGTGCCAGCCCCCGGATTCAGTGCGAGCAGCCTTCCGATGGCGCTCGCCTGCAGGTTGTCGAGCAGATCCCGAGGGCCCGAATAGACCTCCGCGGCGCCAGCGTCCAGCAACTCAGCGGCACTCCGGCCGCCGCATGTGACGCCGATGGAGGGAATACCAAGAGCCGCGGCTGCTTTCATGTCCCATACCGCGTCCCCCACATACACGGCCTCCGCGGCCGGGACCTGGACGGCCTCCAGGGCAGCTTCCAGGATGTCCGGCGCTGGCTTGCTTTCCTTGGCATCGTTGGAGCTGGTGGCCGCATGGATAAAGGCGTCCGCGGCGAGCGTCCTGCGGCTTGCTTCCAAGTCCTGCCGCCGCGCGGAGGACGCCAGGGCGACGGCGAGTCCCCCGGCGTGGCACTGCGCCAGCAGGTCCTTCGCGCCGTCAAACGCGGCCAGTGAGGGCCAGTTCAGGGCAAAGACCGCCGCATGACTGGCCATGATTTCCGCATCCGCCTCTTTGTCCCGGTCCGCCGGAAGGAGGGCGTCCACCAGCCGGTCGCCGCCCATTCCCACGCACCAGTGGATGGCCGCCATGGGCACCTCATGGTGGTGCTCGCGGAACGCCTGCCACCACGCCACAGTGTGCAGGTACGCAGAGTCCACCAGCGTTCCGTCAATGTCGAACAGGACAGCGCCCCGCCGCCAAGCGGCGGTGCCGTGACTTTGCGGGCCCATCACCCGACCGCAGTCCGCGGGGCCTTTGAAACCTTCCTGCCCCTGGAAGAGGAGGTGTCCTTTGGCGTGGACGCTGGCCGGACAAGCTCCCGGATCACTGCCCCGGCGCCCTTGCTGCTGCAGTCCCTGATCAGGCCCGTCCCCGCAATTTCGCGGGCCATGGCAATGCCCGCCACCGCGGCGCGTTTCGTGGGAAAGGTCACCGAGATCGCCATCAGGTCACCCGAGCCGTCGAGCATCCTTACCCTGTAGCCGCCGTCGGGGGCATCCACCAGTTCAAAATGTCCGGCCATTTCTTACCACTCCTCATTCAGTCGCGGTCCTGTGCTTAGGGAACTCGCCGCGAGTATTAGTAAGTGTACTTACTTATCGGGCGGAGTTGAAGCACAAGGGCGGGCGCCCGGGAGTTACGGCCCTACCCTGCCTTTCGCGGCGCAATGGGGGTATCACTCCGACGCACGGTGTCCTGGTGCAGTTCCAGGGCGCTTGTCACCAGCGCGAAGTGGCTGAAGGCCTGCGGGGTGTTGCCCAGTTGCCGCTTGGCCGTCACAGCCCATTCCTCACTGAGCAGGCCCACGTCATTGCGCAGTTCCAGCAGCCGCTCGAAGAGCTCCGTGGCTTCGTCGGCCCGGCCGGCACCAAGGAGCGCCTCCACCATCCAGAAGGAGCACGCGAGGAACACGCCTTCGTCCCCCGGCAGCCCGTCGTCGCTGTCTGCCGGACGGTAGCGCAGCACGAAGCCGTCATCGGTGAGCTCGCGCTGGATCGCGTCAATGGTCCCCACCACCCGGGGATCATCGGGCGGCAGGAAACCGACCCGCGGAATCAATAACAGGCTGGCATCGAGTTCCGGCCGGCCATAGGACTGCACAAAGGTGTTGCGCGCGGCGTCGAATCCGTTGGTCATCACTTCCCGGTGGATCGTGTCGCGAAGGGCCTCCCAGCGCTCCACCGGTCCGGGGAGGCCGAAATCGCGCACGCCTTGGACCATGCGGTCCGCCGCCACCCAGGCCATCACCTTTGAATGCGTGAAGTGCCGGCGTGGCCCGCGCATCTCCCACAGCCCGTTGTCCGGCTGGTCCCAGATGGTTTCCAGATGCTGCATGAGGGCAACCTGCAAATCCCAGGACTCATCAGTGTGTTTCAGCAGGGAATTCCGGGTCAGCGACAAACAGTCAAGCACTTCGCCCCAGACGTCGAGCTGAAGTTGCGAGGCAGCGCCGTTACCCGTGCGGACCGGCTTTGAGTTCTCGTAGCCGGCCAGCCAGGGCAGTTCCATCTCCGGCAGCCTTCGCTCTCCGTGGATGCCGTACATGATCTGCAGGTCTGCCGGGTCGCCGGCAACGGCGCGGAGCAGCCAGTTCCGCCAGGCGGCAGCCTCCGCCGTATACCCCGCGGCCAGTAGCGCCTGCAGCGTCAGGGTGGCGTCACGGAGCCAGCAGTAGCGGTAATCCCAGTTGCGGGGCCCGCCGATCTGTTCGGGCAGGGAGGTGGTTACGGCGGCCACGATGCCCCCGGTTGGCGCATAGGTCAAGGCCTTCAGGATCACCAGCGAACGGGTTACCGCTTCCTCGTACTTGCCCTTGTAGCTGCACTGCGAAGCCCAGCCCCGCCAGTACGCCAGCGTGGTTCCCAGCACGTGCTCGGCGTCAACGGTGTGCGGCCGGGGAACATGGCTGGGCGCCCAGGTGAGGACGAAGGGCACGCGCTCCCCCGCCTGCACCGTGAAGTCGCTGACGGAATGCATGTTCTCGCCGTGAACGGGTGCCGTGGTGACGAAGTAGGCGGCGTCCGGACCGGCGATGGCGTGCAGGCCACGTTTGTCCTTCCGCACCCACGGGATGATGTGCCCGTAGTCGAACCGCATCGAAAGTTCGCCGTGCATCCTGACGCTTCCCGATACCCCCTCCACAATCCGGACGATGTCCGCCACTTCGTCCCGCGGCGGCATGAAGTCGATGACCTTGACGGTGCCGTCCGGGGTTTCCCACTCCGTTTCAAGAACCAGGCTGTCTTCCACGTAGCTTCGCCGGGTGCAGGCGCCGCCGCCTGCCGGCGCCAACAGCCAGCGTCCGGCGTCGGGGGTATCAACCAGGGCACTGAAACAGGCCGGGGAATCGAACCGGGGCAGGCAGAGCCAGTCGATGGAGCCTGCCGTGCTGATCAGGGCGGCGGTGTGAAGGTCGCCAACAACTGCATAATCCTCGATGCGCGCCATGTCCTTACCCTGCCATACGGATGGGCCGGGCGTGAGGAGGGGACCCGGACGGCAACACACCCGCCCGCCGGTCCAGTACAGCCCGGTAGCCTGAGTGCAAGGTCCGTCCCCGAACACGGAGGCTCAATCATGCACCCCTCACTCCCGGGACCGGCGTAGCGTGGCCGTGTACATCGGCACGTCCGGTTGGAGTTACGACCATTGGGAGGGTGTCCTGTACCCGCCGGGCCTGCCGCCCCGGGACAGGCTTCAGCACTATGTTGCCCGTTTCAGCACGGTGGAATTGAACGCCAGCTTCTACCGCTGGCCGCGCGATACCTCGTTCGCCAGCTGGCGCCGCCGGCTCCCGGACGGGTTCGCCATGTCCGTCAAGGCACCCCGCGGCCTGACCCACGGCAAGAAGCTGTATCAGCCTGAGGTCTGGCTGGAGCGGATTGCCCGATGCTGGCATGAGCTGGGGGACAAACGGGCCGTCCTGCTGGTCCAGCTCCCGCCGCAGATGGAACGCGATGATGCGCGCCTGGATTATTTCCTCGGCGCGGTCCCGTGGTGGATCCGGGTGAGCGTTGAATTCCGGCACCCCAGCTGGGACCACGAGGACGTTTACGCCCTGCTGGAACGGCACGGCGCTG
The window above is part of the Pseudarthrobacter sp. IC2-21 genome. Proteins encoded here:
- a CDS encoding DUF72 domain-containing protein; translation: MAVYIGTSGWSYDHWEGVLYPPGLPPRDRLQHYVARFSTVELNASFYRWPRDTSFASWRRRLPDGFAMSVKAPRGLTHGKKLYQPEVWLERIARCWHELGDKRAVLLVQLPPQMERDDARLDYFLGAVPWWIRVSVEFRHPSWDHEDVYALLERHGAAYCIMSGARLPCILRATAPFVYVRLHGPDHEHLYGGSYSDADLQWWADRIREWAGSGLDVYAYFNNDGGGNAVRNAETLRWFVGAG